Proteins encoded within one genomic window of Fundulus heteroclitus isolate FHET01 unplaced genomic scaffold, MU-UCD_Fhet_4.1 scaffold_249, whole genome shotgun sequence:
- the LOC118559240 gene encoding GTPase IMAP family member 9-like — protein sequence MARSNETKIVLLGKTGVGKSSLGNAILGDSLFKEKSSPTSETNMFNAESKDINGERVTVIDTPGIFDNRLKEEDLKAEMIKCIEHCSPCIHAFLIVLKVDRYTDQEKEIIHKIKQYFPKEILKHAVVVFTHGDQLLEGQTIDEFVKKSKDLTELVGMCGGKCHVVDNKYWKNQQDGYRSNRFQVKQLLKTIETMKDDKGVYTNELLQLVGKKKLWKILKISAKITIGALLGILLGAVVLVPCVGLDAAIGSGVGILSGVEAAVGARNKYMVSI from the exons ATGGCAC gatcaaatgaaacaaagATTGTCCTACTGGGAAAAACTGGCGTTGGGAAGAGCAGCCTTGGCAACGCCATACTGGGAGACAGtctgtttaaagaaaaatcatCTCCAACATCtgaaacaaacatgtttaatgCTGAATCTAAAGATATCAATGGAGAACGTGTCACAGTTATTGACACTCCTGGCATCTTTGACAACAGATTGAAGGAAGAGGATCTGAAGGCTGAGATGATTAAGTGTATCGAACATTGCTCACCCTGTATTCATGCATTTCTCATTGTGCTGAAAGTTGACCGATACACAGACCAGGAGAAGGAAATCATTCATAAGATCAAGCAATATTTCCCAAAGGAAATTCTGAAACATGCTGTGGTTGTGTTTACACATGGTGACCAGCTCCTAGAAGGGCAGACCATTGAtgaatttgttaaaaagagTAAAGATCTGACAGAGCTGGTGGGGATGTGTGGTGGCAAGTGCCACGTTGTTGATAACAAGTACTGGAAAAACCAGCAGGATGGATACAGGAGCAACAGGTTTCAAGTGAAGCAGCTTCTCAAAACAATAGAAACAATGAAAGACGACAAGGGCGTCTACACCAACGAGTTACTTCAGTTAGTAGGGAAAAAGAAATTATGGAAGATTTTGAAGATCTCAGCTAAAATAACAATTGGAGCATTGCTGGGAATTTTACTTGGTGCCGTGGTGTTAGTTCCTTGCGTTGGTTTAGACGCTGCAATAGGCAGCGGAGTAGGCATTCTGTCAGGCGTTGAAGCAGCTGTGGGAGCAA GAAACAAGTACATGGTCTCAATCTGA